The Sabethes cyaneus chromosome 1, idSabCyanKW18_F2, whole genome shotgun sequence DNA segment gtggcatttatctggaaaaatcgatattttttggtcgtaaattttttgggttctactagtgtaaatcgttcttgttCTCGCTAAAGTTGATTATATAGACAAGATACGAAGTGAATATAGTCCGGTGGGAGATAAAAACTTGGTGAACGGCTCAGAATTCACTCACAAGGTGGTGTACGTGTGCCATTTTATAAATATTGTTCGCAGTTAAACAAGTAGATGACATGCAAGTTACTTGTCTTCAGGAAGATTGGTCAGATCATTCTATGATAGACAATTTAGCACAGTATTTAATCACCAAGTGGCGCtagtgtgctttttgttttgatttatttattgtttatgagcatactagctgacccgacaaacttcgtattgccacaaattaacctgtgttgtacataaatcatgaatctcggatgatctttgtcacaatctcgagttttgcaagccccccagtggaaggcgcttccgacggcgggtcaccggcaacactcgcgaccgtctcgtcctgaatgatctagtgttactatagatagtttttgtggtcttgtattgactaatgttttatggaagagtctcgaatttctcgagttcgagtagtttttgagtttcgcaaaaatttctgttttatttgtatgagagtccatatccccctaccacaggggtgagaggtctctaactatcgtaaaataaattcaagactccaaaatctcccacatgccaaattttgttccatttgcttgattagttctcaagttataaggaaatttgaatttcatttgtatgggagctcccctcttaaaaggggaaggggtcgtaattcaccatagaaaaaatttctgccatctaaaactcccacatgcctaatttggttccatttgattgattagttctcgagataagaggaaatttgcatttcatttgtatggaagcccaccctcttaaaggggagatgggccataactcactttctaaagaagagaggggtctcaattcaccatagaaaaaaatcttgcgtccaaaaccacttacatgataaatttggttccatttgcttgattagttctcgagttatgaggaaatttgtatttcgtttgtatgagagccccccctcttaaaaaggtaaggagtcctaattcatcatagaaaaaatggttgcctccaaaaacacccacatgccaaatatggttccatttgcttgattagttctcgaattatgaggaaatttgaatttcatttgtataggagccccccctcctaaagtgggtaagggtgccaattcatcatagaaaaaatttttgtctccaaaaacacccacgtgccaaatttggttccatttgcttgattagttctcgagttatgaggaaatttgtatttcgtttgtatagtagccccccctcttaaagttgggaggagtcctaatttactatagaaaatattcttgccctcgaaaactttcacatgccaaatttggttccatttgcttgattagttctcgagttatgaggaaatttgtatttcatttgtataggagcccccctcctaaagtgaggaggggtcccagttcaacatagaaaaaaatttagtctccaaaaacacccacgtgccaaattttgttccatttgcgtgattagttctcgagttatgaggaaatttgtatggaagcccccccttttaaggaggaaaggagttataattccccttataaagaggggaggggtcttaatttaccatagaataaattcttgtcaccgaaaacacccacatgccaaattttgttctatttgcttgattagttgtcgagttatgcagaaatttgtgtttcatttgtatgagagccccccctcttaatggggggtggggtttctaaccatcactaaaacctttcctggccccaaaaaacctctacatgcatattttcatgccgattggttcagtagttttcgattctataaggaacatacggacagacagacagacagacagacagacagaaatccttatttataggtatagattgtttcGACAAGAGGTCGTCGCCTTCGACATTTAttcgcaaaataaaactagtAACAATTATTCGCAATACTGGCTAAGTAAtgtaccgattcagccaggatttatgttaaaacgatccgcGAAAATTGAGCATAGTACCGGAAGAAAATGAATACATCACTAGCGTCGCCTGACGACTGAATTttgtatcaaaattttcagaatagtgtggcctcgactatttgaacaattacgccgtagacaaaaaaaaattacatctaGTCTGTATTCTAACCTGCGgtaaacaataaaaacaaataaaacaccaATGCCACCTAGCGGTCAAATTCTGAACTACACTATAGGTTTTATTTGTCCCAAGATCATGTTTACTGGAAATCTTGTCTATCTGTTCAAATTTTCCGAAAGCAAGAACGACTTAACAAGTAGAATtcataaatttaaaacaaaaaaagttgattattctcgcattaacgccacctagcgagcaaatcctgtaaaaggGCACatgtaactttgaagatctcgtgtacgcgcatatttttgtagaaggaatcatcgctctaggtggtaaggatttcgtgatataaacgtcacaaatctgaaaaaacccgatttttccgacttttctttactaaaacccctccttgtTAAAGGTCCCCACTGCCAAGTCGACATGCATAATTTCATCATTTAGTCCATTGAATTACCTTTctgaaatatcaaaaaaatcggaaatccgtctatttttcgctgagatatagcaatttgaattttggggtcaaattgaccccaatgtacagacaacggaagttttttaataaaattgtcgcaaaatgtaagttttcgaaattttttgatcaaataaggcttatgcaaatttgaaaaaaagtttatgtcctggtctcaaaatattgttcaaggggggggcaagaaaaaaataataacatcaaaccttcaataactaaacaaaagagaagaaaccagcgtatatttttccatattattaacaatttaatacagatattttatacagtacttaaattttagttcaaaccgaaccaaacttcgatatttttcgatccaagcacataaagtaaggatcctggtagagatgaaccagtttgatcatagtgtgaaaatggcagtttaggtccctaccacttttttacttgaaacgcatatactgtgctaccgacatgttttaagaaaacaaatctctgaaactattcacgtttgaaaccgcttatttcttggtcaaccttttagtcatgaatatcaggccattcattcctttgttgatgcttgttctccaacaataacgtgttcacCTTTGCTTACTAAGGATGCAAACTGTttcgtaaatttcaagtttcgaacacttCAGTCACATCCttcctgcatgcatccaattcaTGGCAAAGAACTGTATCTCTGTGTTTTACGGTCCTACCATGCAAAATTAGGGTACGTACTTGGACACTTTaccgaataaaacgaccaatttggagctcctcaatttgtcgtgtttctatcttatctagtacctatgaCGCCAATTGCAATTCGGAATTTCTCTGTCAACAGCGGTACAGAATTTCACTCATATATATGTCTGATTGATTTTTGCCTCAAACTAAttcgttgaattaaaatggaacgagCAAACGAACGccaaaatagtcgcctgtgacttgcagTAGGAACCATAAAggttagttggtgaaagaaagttgatcaatactaacggggtaattgctttaactttgcacatattggatcatttatagatgtaaactcgttgaactgtaaaaaatctgcttttcactaaagaatgcaacataataatataactctttatttttttgccccttcacatttcgaaaagttttgaagaggggggtgacataaactttttttcaaatttgtataagcctaacttCTATAATAAAAGATCTCTGGGAGACACACCTAGTCACGAAAGAAGTAGATTGattcattgaaaaacaaaaaagttatagcttctcaaagtggcctggggtcaaattgaccccagtgtacagacaaagggttaatagcgaaaataattggtcaatttcatgctcaaatgtttacattTGAGCgtcactccatataaacgtccgttcccttggtaacgtacaacaacgacagtcgcggattcggaattgcaatcgaaacgaagtgaaatttttcctatcaattcaagtgactcaagttaagtttcgcgagtgatttgaCAACTGAAACGgctaaaaaaaaaatgaatgaaaaatcgatggcgtaaaagtgaaaatatagtgatgaatatgAATTGGTCACCAATCTCActatttagtgtaattaatgaccgaaaaagtaatagaacttgtagaatgcaatgtttagtgcttcgagttgcaagatcttattacggctagcaggttagttgaactaattttatatttttgtgatggtttcccgagtctatgggagcatgttggcaCACGGAacaagggaagggtgatattcggtgccatgctgactgccataaatggactccgacgaccttgtcgttaaatgATTGTGAAAACACCTTACGAGCTGCCAAATGTAAGTTTACCTATTTACTATATATATACTTGATATCCAATAACAGTTTATTAATATTACTGAAGTCTAGCATTAAAAAAACGCCAAGCTGTTGAATTTGGCTTACGAAGTCAAATAATCCCTGTAAAGTTGTCCGGTGGAGCCAGTAACCGCCGCACCACACTCCCTCCATTGAAATTTTCATTCCATCCAACTTTGAAACTATGTATTGGCATTTAATTTGAATCGAGCTTCAAGGTGTTCTGTAATTCGGTGTGCTTCTTTCTGAAACTTTTATTCTACCATAACTGAGCAGCTGGAAATAGCATTGTAGGCGACATAGCTCCTGAGGCATTCTCCTACATTTAACCTTGAAAGAAAGTAGAATGGTTAAAATCATTCATCATCTTTTAAACAGAACAGACATGCACCAATACCGGAGATTTCCAATGATGATATTCACCACTTTATCATCAATCATCGAATAAACTGTTCTCGCCTTTAATTGCAATTTCACGTTTCCGGCGACAATGACAGGAAAGCCGTTCGATAAATTCGCGTCATTGAAAGACTAGTCGAAAAGTTTCAGTAtaatcttttccgtttttcttttcggtCCAGCAGATAGGATGAACACGAATGTTGGACTGAGGTTTCGGATTCGCACTTCCGGAGAAATGGAATGCTCCGTTAGTAAAGAATCGACATTTCCCAGAAACTTTGCTTCAATACAGCAGCTAAGCCTTGCTTGCCGAATTAGGCCCAATCGTCCCATCCATGACACAATCAATGATCCCACTTAAAGCTGTTCCATTTAACTTGTTTCGTATCGTTCTTCGACTCCGTACCACGCATGATGTCGTCCGAAAGCAATTCCGGAATCGAAACACTTGGAGTCGAATAGTTATTGTCATGATGATGCGGATCTGAACTATACGGAACTGTAAGCTTCGGTGCCTTTTCCATCAATCTAGTGATCCCGGTGTTGGTATTTACTTAGTCCCTGTTTAGTTTTCATCACTAAAGATAATATTGGCAAAAACTGATTCAGAACTAATTTAGCCTTGCTCGCTGTTCGATGTCAATATGCCCATGTTTCTTATCAATCTATCTTTTACCCTTTAAAAGTTGTATTCATATCCTGATATGCGACTGCTGTACCTGCTTGTACATAAAAGTTATTTATCGAACAGCAATAAGCAAATGATTTTAGGATGATATCCTAAGTCTATTGGATGTGGAGTGGATTTTATTGTAGGTATTGCACATATTTACTTACAATTGGTTTTAACATATGCCTGGTGGATGAATTCGTCCTTCTGCTGGATCAAACTTTTATGTGACACAACAAACTGTGATGATGTATTTCCTTGTTCAACGCAATTGTTTATTAAATCGTTTTGAACGCCCAATGATGCATTTAAAAGTATTACTGTCTGGTTGGGTACTAGTGAACTTTCGGACTAATACTATACTAAATTAATGGCTTGATAGCATTCTCTTGTCACAAAAAATCTGATCGTATTGTTTGAAAATAAAGgtatatttaaataaataaattaaaataaataaaaaattatttaacaaTGAATAGACAAAAGCACAGGGTTTATCACAGGAACGGCAAAAATAGTTTTCAGGTACTAGACTGTTAAGCACAGATTTTCTGGACAGAGGACTCCACAGGACATAAAGTTGAACGCAACTAGTGCGGTATCTGTTTGGCATATGCCATCTCGTCGGCATCCTTCAGCAGGTTGTTCTCCAGCCTTTTGGAGAAAGAATCAACGAAACCGTCGATTGCTCGAGCCCACCCAGAGCTGTACGTGTCGAGATGGTGATGATGTTCCGGTGGATGGGCGACAACCTCATATGTCACATGTTTCTTGTGCAGCAGCTTTTTGATTCCAATCACGCTGGCTAACAGCAGAGCTAATTTGCTTACCAGCAAAGCCTTTCCCACCAGCAGCGCAATTCCCTTCACAATCAGTGCACCCATAATTCCAGCTTTCATCATGAATGCCATCAAAACCGGAGCGTAGTTTTTCATCTTGCCGCGGCCTTCCTCGAACAGCTTCTTGGTGTCCAGCGAGACACCGAAGTTTAGCTTTCCACCTTCACCGGTTGCAACGACGACGTCTGCCGACTGAAAGGCTTTCCACTTTACGCTGCGACTCTGAATGAAGCGCCAAATCTTGTCAGCCACTATTACGCTCAGCTTGTGATCATCCGAGCTGGAAGCCCGGCTGAGGACTGCCAATTCTTCCCGATCATCACCGGATTGGTCGTTGTCGATTCTACGATGatagaaaaagtaatgaaaagtagGCGATAtgaaaactggttttttggtcCGTATATTTATTATCATAATTAAAATTCGTAaagatattatattatattcctATAAGTAATAATTGATAATATATTCATGTTGCATGATTAGTTTACTTTATTTAACATGCTTAGCTGTGTAACACTTAGACGTGAAGTGTATATTAATAATACTCATTTTGTGCTCATGTGAATGTAAATGATTGTCAGagtcagggcccgacaacgtcaccttcaattgcattgcgtcactcaacaatgaagcagtgaagtttctgtttcaacagaagcagcacagcttcagtttcaaactggcttcagtcagtgTCAGCGAAACGggcttcacttcatcatgactaccggtttcaacttttcatttgtacttttctatcaaatattcagaagaaggccagcagcTTTGAatacaaatgaattgaatttgagtgcctgactttctgcgtCATCAAGTGAAACAGCcatcaacttcaactgaagcttgcttgagacacattccagcgctACGGGAtactatccctactatgcagatctgTTCTTGTTTAATCAAATTCCTGGTTTTCTAGTGGAGAATAAAttactctttaaacaactattttagaaggtatttgccaaaaaattggtgaaacaggaggcgattcacagcGTAataatgggtgctaattgtgtcccgtaacgctggaatgtgtcttgaAAAgatctgttcaacaaatgaagcaagccacttcatgtatgaagcgaaggtaaaagaaaaatacagtttctttaatttgtttcgacgatgccgggccctggctAGAGTCCATTGGATCCTAGCACTAGTCCGCAATTTTTCTCTCTGCAACAACTTAGGTTTCATAGCACCCTTACAATGGCCAACATTGGTCATGAAACCGCAACTGGAGTACGATAAaaaaagccattctaattttcatcatttgttggatggatttaatgaatactccaaaagtttttgtgctgatttgactaaaacacacttatcttccgatccgtgaactttggaatcactgaaaagcgactattaaagcatattattgaaattacgcaactgactttatttctaaaattcgtcgtaccgttttaaaatccgtccatcaaaatttttcatcgtccgaactaaaaatcacaacaatgtttacgaagctaacgcgcatgtatttgtgtaggacggtatgacaaatgttattctacaaaatttctgcaggtcaggcaagttttcctggctgtaaaaTAACGATGATAATGCCTTgtttgagttattttcatttatgaatgacggaaattaaaacgattagtcgacattgttttcttcgtcgcacgaaaaaacgttggaaatttggctggcaggacttctttaatgataaaaagcatttaaatagatctcagctcactttgattgatcgcgtatgattgacaactaactaaaatattagggaataactagttttgcattatgtgtcataaaaatgctgatattattaataatttgtgttagataggacggaaataggcaattacgacgatgtagcaacataccctatgtaaagtttgcttcatttagaattagaacaaacttttgctcatattgtggtgtCGTATCGAGcaagcaaacagccaaaccgaaccataaaacagaatagtgtggccaaaatccgtacTCGAAAGCAATGCGACcggaccgggtgctaaccaagttcgacgagcgtcttctgatggacgatgaaacctatgtgaAGGCTgtcttcgggcaaatgccaggtcaaaaattttacttggcaacggctcgggggtGATCGAAGCAAATTTGTCTTTGCCTGTTGATATTTATTGGCAAGAAAAGTTCAACTGTGGCGGGGAAGAAGACTCCTCTATGATACCAGAAACTTTGCATCTCAGTGCTCGATAGACCGACGGCAGTGTGGCAATGCAGTACGTAGCCTTGCGAAAAGTCCATTACAAAGATCCTGGGGCTATAATGGAATCCGAAGTCATCGCAAGGGTTTGTGGCATTACAGGCATTTTGAGTCGAGACCATCGAAATCTCTAAAAGAAGACTTTGCGATCAGGTGCTTAGATTTAAAACCAGGTCGTGAAACTTTAGTTTCATCCTGATTTTGCGATCAGATCAGAATACATTTCAATCATTGAAATGATCTTAGATAGTCAATATTTCTTATCCCTTCCTTAACTTTAAACAACTTCTGAATTGAATTCTAGACAGTCAACAGAACGAATTCCTTCGAAGAGTGTACGCTTATTACAGTTTCAAAAGCAGCCGATAGTTTTGTATCGCCAAAAGTGGCTGTTCGAACGAGGTGGATCTGTTCGGGACACCGGGTTCTGAGCAACACGAACAATCACGATTGCGATTCTGTGCAGCTTTAAACTgcaatattttaatttaatgTAATGATTTTCGTTTAAGGTTACAATAAGTATTACTCACACTTTCGGTGTTAGGCGATATCAAGATCCACACGTGTAGTTTTAGTTCTAGGTTAACTAGTCTTAAGGCTCTATAACAATAGCAGATATCAGCATAAAATAGTTAAACCACTAGTTTTAGGTAATCGATTAAGATTGATTTTAGGTAATTTTAAGTAGATATTAATAGTTAAGTAGATACTTTTAAGGAAAAAAGACCAGTTGCTCGTAAGTCTAATTCTCTAAGTGTTttaacaaacaagtttttcgcaCGATGACATCTACAATGTCTTTCCGctgattgttctgttttttatcCATCTCGTTGTCAGTCGTTAGACCGTCCGACGTCAGTTGACAACCGTCACCGTAACGTACCGCCGCTACAGTGCGCCCAGCGCCAACATCCTCCCCACCATAACACTTGCCACAGATCCAAGTTTTACCACCAACATCTATTAGAGCTAACTTGGATACAGGCCTCCGGAGAAGCCTCCTCGCAGTTCTAACGACGGCTTGCCGGATTCGTCCATCACTTCCCCGTACTACCTCCATCACTCGCCCTCTAGTCCAGCTGTTTCGCTCGTCGTCCTCCAAGATGAACACTAGGTCGCCAGTGACTATCATCCGCTCTTCCCCGAACTATTTCGTTCTCTTCGTCAGAGTGGACAGCATTTTCCGGATCCATCATCTCCAGAAATAATCCAGTTGATGTTGCAATGAACCCTTTATCTTTTCTGAGCTAGTCGTTGGCTCCTCCGCAGACTACCGAATTCCTTTCGAACTTCCCAACAGAAAGTGGTTAGAAGATAAAGCCACGCTTTCTTCCGAGTCTAAAGGCAGATATGTTAGGGAACGGTGATTGACAATGGCTTCCGCTTCGATGACCAAGGTATTGAGTGATTCGTCGTCCAGCTTCCGGTCCCTGTTGTAGGCGCTCAACATCGCCTGCTTCACGGAACGCACCATGCGCTCCCACGCGCCACCCATCTGTGGAGCCGATGGAGGAATGAATAGCCACTTACTGTTCGTACTGGTCACAGTCGCAGCAAGTCCCTGCAGAATCTGCCTTGCCAACACTCTTTCCGAGCTATGGATCAATCCTGAAACCCTCATCTCTATGACGTTTAATGGAAAACTTTCTTTCAGCAATTCTGAAAGCTGTATGTATAGTGAGGTAGAGCTTTCCCAATTGATCTCGGTACGGCACtttactggtctaacaagccagccatCGTATATTCAAATCTAGGTTTGGAGAACCGAAGCACTAGCATTGCAAATGTTTCTAAGAGCTGTCTACGAAGTCTTCGAAAACGGATGTAGTACGATTCGCTAGATTgccaacgaggccgcaaccgcggtgctacgCGAGGAAATGACTTGTTCGACGGGGAATGTCGAGCGATAGAGATCCAAGCATATCCGCGAGAGAGAATtaggccaagtaccgacgagcgcggaacgagttgaccacgatcctgagcaGGAAATAGCGTCCGAAGGAGGACATAGATCGTGACAAGCTGGAACAACAATTCCGGGCTAACGATacgatttttttctacggtgtacttaGACCCCGTCCACTAtatagagggggggggggctcccatacaaataaattacaatttttctcataactctagaactaatcaagcaattggaaccaaatttggcacgtgggggttTTTGCAGGTGGGATTTTtctctatggtgtactgagaccccttccccttctaaaaggggggctcccatacaaatgaaacacaaatttcctcttaactcgggaactaattaagcaattggaaccaaatttggcacgtgggggattttggaggaaAGAATTTTgtgtatggtgaattagaacctttgccttctttaagaaggggggattccatagaaatgaaatataaatttcctcataactctaaaactagtcaagctaatggaaccaaatttggcatgtgggggttttcgggggcatgaatttattttatgatggtttgaaacccctcatccctgtggtacgaggataaAGCACTtagacaaataaaacagaaatttttgcatatgtaccatattttttgccaagtaacaagcggtaagctgtgaaagtaaactagtaacaCCTTCTCGaaacaaaagacagtgaatcgacgccgcttacttacgtgcctgttgccattcaaaagagaagaatattcgaatggcacgtcatatttgcgatgaacgtgctttggctttaatgttatttgcaaCCAattgcccttttaaaggccacaagcgagttaaagtaagattactgAAAcctgtcaagctacgcataatcatatttaatacaatagtcTGTGGTCTggtcattactatttcaacctttatgatgtacaCAAGTGATTTGCAAAAGAAATATCTATGTATaaatggttgcaggcattgtacttataaACCTCtgttcacgtattttcaaagccaccattgcattcaatgaagaattgaaactgaatatttcgcgcttctgttttaaatattaacttaaacaatggcactcactgACTCTTATAGACATACATATGTCAGAAATGCAGttcacattagtctttgatctaattatctgatatagtcctacgtcaccctttcgtacaacccttagggctgtataccttgcagttttttgtagtattgaatcatacgatagcgcggttgcttttcgattgcgtggtgactgccagtcattcaactgttttgcagtcattcgctgctccaaacggtaaaggcaacttgatcgaaacgaaaatgttaaaaaggttGAAATGCATTCGTTCTACCGTTCAAAACGGACGCATGACTGAGCAAGCTGCTggcgttatgcatagcgttcgtattccaccactaaacagaCGGTGTGAATTTGAATACGCGGTGGTGAgtctgcggtagaaaaaaaaagaatcggtTGAAGCCCTGGTaaaggctacacacctaaacttgACATGAGTAGGAATGTGGGAggagatctaatcacaaacgagcgcgatgtGCTCTCAACGGTGAtataacagaagaagatgcaacggaagttaacctatgaGTGTCTACAAtggacaacagcgtgccggctcccgatctcgaagagatccggcgagaaattggtcaactgaagaataatagagtcgGCGGAAAGGaacgactcccggcagaactctacgaaaatggtcaagaactgctagcaacggcacttcactggataaatCCAAGGACTTGGAATGAGAGGAAAACTACCGAAGGGTTGGATGGTAATCTACGAAAAAGGCGCTCAGCTAGATTGATgcaactgatcaaagctacacggatagaaatttgatctccaaaacgagcaaaatgactcatgattccagatttctagcttatgattcatgaaaatacaccataaataataatcatgatatcaagatcttcttgcagtacaacacaacgcaaaatcatgaactattactCATGATTTTTTGCGGTCTGATACGGCAGTTCAGTCTTGATTTAACGAgaattcacatttcatgatttcatgattacattcatggcatcggaatcaaatttctttccgtgtaccttggagcgagtgatgtgcagCGTGCGCGTTTCTGGGACaatctcgagtcctttcgaatcggtAAGAGGGTCGCGggaaggggatggactgtcctatatgttgttcaatatcgctattgaaagtgtgatTAGGCGAGCggtcatcgaaacgagaggaacgatcttcagcaagagtagccaactattagccttcgcagacgacctcgatatcattactagaaaccttgggacggcggaggcaatctacgccaaactaaaaacggaggctaggaggatagggttacaaatcaatgcgtcgaaaaccaaacatttggtaggaagaggctccaga contains these protein-coding regions:
- the LOC128745636 gene encoding uncharacterized protein LOC128745636; translation: MKLARFLLLITLLTFAYANPAVDTGNPINHVEPPSVSKAALEDSFVKRLGAKCTQKDNSSCVMLKFVTYMNRILQKSSITLGDSVELMQTRIDNDQSGDDREELAVLSRASSSDDHKLSVIVADKIWRFIQSRSVKWKAFQSADVVVATGEGGKLNFGVSLDTKKLFEEGRGKMKNYAPVLMAFMMKAGIMGALIVKGIALLVGKALLVSKLALLLASVIGIKKLLHKKHVTYEVVAHPPEHHHHLDTYSSGWARAIDGFVDSFSKRLENNLLKDADEMAYAKQIPH